AAGTTTTTTCCAGGTTACGTGCTGATTCAGATGGAGCTGGATGATGACACTTGGCACCTGGTGAAGGAGACGCCTCGTGTCATGGGCTTTATTGGTGGTAAGGCGGATAAGCCTGCGCCAATCACTGAAAAAGAAGCCAATATTATTTTGCAGCGAGTAGAGAGTGGCGACAAGCCTAAGCCTAAAACGCTGTTTGAGCCGGGTGAAATGGTCCGGGTTGTCGATGGTCCGTTTAATGACTTTAACGGGGTTGTCGAAGAGGTGAATTATGAAAAGAATCGCCTGCATGTAGCAGTGTTGATTTTTGGTCGTTCTACCCCGGTTGAGCTTGATTTTGGCCAGGTAGAGAAAACGTAAAAAAGCTCTGAATCAGTTTGATGATTGAGGGTGTTTGCAACGGG
The DNA window shown above is from Spongiibacter sp. IMCC21906 and carries:
- the nusG gene encoding transcription termination/antitermination protein NusG; translation: MAKRWYVVHAYSGYEKKVALALKERIDLSGLNERFGDVLVPTEEVVEMRGGQKRKSERKFFPGYVLIQMELDDDTWHLVKETPRVMGFIGGKADKPAPITEKEANIILQRVESGDKPKPKTLFEPGEMVRVVDGPFNDFNGVVEEVNYEKNRLHVAVLIFGRSTPVELDFGQVEKT